The sequence GCGCGCGAACCAGGCTGATGAGTTTTTCGTCGCGAAAGCCGACGCCCGCCTGCAATTTGGTGCCGCCGATTTCAACGCCGATCGCCGCTTTCATGCCGCCGTTCCCTTAAAGCGCTCGCGCAAGACATCCAAGACGTAGTGCATATACACCCCGTGAACCGCTTCCAGCGCGCCCATGTTGTAAGAAGGCACATGCAAATCCTGCTGTGCGATTTTTCGCAGCTTGCCGCCGTCGTAACCGCTCATGCCGAACGTTTTCATGCCGTGGGCGTTGGCGTATTCCACGGCCTTGATGACGTTGGGGCTGTTGCCGGATCCGCTGATGGCGATGAGCAGGGCGCCGGGATGGCCGAAGTTCTTCAGCTGTTCGACGAAAACGTTTTCGTAGCTGGTATCGTTAGCCCATGCGAGAATGTAGGGCGTATTGTCGGTCAGGCTCATTACCTTGAGTCGTTTTTGGTTTTCGAAATCGCTGAGCGTTCCCTTGCCTAAATCCTCGCAGAAATGAGAAGCGTTGGCGCCGCTGCCGCCGTTGCCGATAATAAAGACGAAAGCGTCGTTTTTGTAGGCTTCTTCAATGGCGTCCACGAGGGCTTGCGCCTCCGCCGGATCGACCTTGCGCATCAGTTGCGCGAATTCATCCAGATAAGCGTCTAATGTCATGTAGGGCCTCCATGAGGGTGAATGCTTTCCAATTAATAGAAAGTCAAGATTTATTCCATAGGTTTTTTTAGGATTATCGCTTCATCGCGAAGTTGCATTCTAAAACGTAATTTTACCGAATTAGGAGTCTTAAGTTTGGAATTATAAACGCCGTTTTTTAGCGTTCGAACTTCGGAATGAGCATAATTATCGATCAATGGGTTATGAAATACATTATAACTATATTCATATAGGGAATTTTCGGGAGTCATGGATATCATTCGTATATCTTTTACGTAAAAAGCGGCGATTCCCCAATTCAGCCATGACGGTCTTAATACATCTTCAGGCTTGCTGTATTTTTCTCGATTAACTGAAAAAACAGGGAATCGAATGGATGTGAAGTCAATGCGTTCTTCTTTGATTTCATCGATACGCCAAAACAAACGTTCGAAAGGTTCAAAATTTTGATCGGGTATCAAAGGAGTTGAAGACGATTCCATCGGCATGTCAGGAATTGAAGAATTCACGAATAATAGACTCCAATTTTACTTCTTTTATAGAATGACTATCAAATTCCCTAACTTCAATGCGTCCTTTGCCGTCGGAATAACCTAAAAGAATTTCGTTCGAATTAAGACATTCTATGCCTAAATACTTACAATCCTGAGTAAAAATAATTCCTACTCCGCCTTCTACGGACGGAGCAATTCGAGAGGGTTTTAAATCACTGCCGCTAAGATAAGTTAAAACGGTTTTCGCATTATTGATTGCGATTGAATTGGGTGGTTCCGCATCATAGCTATCCCACCCTGCTTTCAAATTCTGAAAACTCTCACATTTATTCATTAAGACCATCAAATCCGAGTGAATAATGAAATAATCACCCATTGGATGGTTTACGGAAATTTTTACTATATCTCCATGATACTGATAATGTGATTGTTGATTATCTGTCACATCAAACTTATATTCTTCAATATTATCATATTTATAAGGAGAATACATCTCTGACGGATAATTCAAGTTAGGTGGAATCGTATCTAATAAAGGGGACATAATCAATTTTCTCGCTCCATTCTTAGTCCATAAACATTTTCCAGAAATTTCAATAACATCTCATAAAGATCAAGTGTTTTATCTCTCAGATTTTCTATTGCTTCTCTCGCTGTTGTTATTGAATGGTGGAAATTGGCCATAATATCGATTCCGGGAATATTATTAATGAGATATAAATTTAACATTTTATTATTAATAATAATTTCTCGGATAATTTTATGAGACTTAATCGTGCCCCCGAAGAGATTAATGCAAGAGTTATCTTTAAAATCAAAAATCTCGAGCAATTCTTTTGACGGAGTTTTTTCTTTAAATCCAAAATTAATTCCCAATCCATTAATCGGAGTGTTAGGTAATTCTTCTAACACTGTACACACCATTTTTTCTGCTTTAATAATACATTGATCGCTTGGATTAAGAATATCAACAAACAATTTCCTATCATCGATATGAATAGCGCTCTCTTTATCCCTATATATTAGTGGAGCTACAGGGGCAATTGGAACCAATTTTTCAACTTCATTAGAAACAAAAAGATTTTTACAGACCCATTCGGGCATAAAAATCATTCGATTCCAATATCCGTTAATCACCAAATTCCATTTTTCCTGGTGTGGTTTCACTTTATTGACTTTCCGTTGAAATTATTTGTAATTCTATTATTTGGAACGAGTTATATTGTACTATTTTTAGGTCGACAGTCAATGATAAACTCATTTTTGCTCAAGGAATATCTGCATTCATCAAGATGATGGTTCTATTTCCGGTTGGCTATACAAACTATACAAAAGCACGGCGGTCAGGATGACGGCGCCGCCGATGAGGGCTTGGATGGAGGGCGTTTCGCCATTGGCCAGGTATACCCATGTAGGATTCAAAACCGGTTCTATGAGGGAGAGGATGGCGACTTCGACGGCAAGCAAGCCTTTGAGCGCAATGATGTAGAGGATGTACCCTACTCCGATCTGGAAAACGCCCAGCCATAACAATCCCGCCCAGACGGCGGGAGAGGATAGTTGCGCCCAAAAACCGGGCTGATAAAGCGCCGCCAAGGGAATGACGAAAACGGCGTTGGCGGCGTTGCC comes from Candidatus Omnitrophota bacterium and encodes:
- a CDS encoding SIS domain-containing protein; this encodes MTLDAYLDEFAQLMRKVDPAEAQALVDAIEEAYKNDAFVFIIGNGGSGANASHFCEDLGKGTLSDFENQKRLKVMSLTDNTPYILAWANDTSYENVFVEQLKNFGHPGALLIAISGSGNSPNVIKAVEYANAHGMKTFGMSGYDGGKLRKIAQQDLHVPSYNMGALEAVHGVYMHYVLDVLRERFKGTAA